A part of Miscanthus floridulus cultivar M001 chromosome 6, ASM1932011v1, whole genome shotgun sequence genomic DNA contains:
- the LOC136458650 gene encoding CASP-like protein 4A3 — MTVQPKDTDGSTPQSPTRRHSAVSTGLGRTNPPPRSPRRPTAQPPAAPAIEQTSCSMASPTRTQPPPPAVEPIAPSSPSSEHPPVKPSSDGSLSPENPAPAPPPPPATPPPHTPGDSSPSSTPHPSAPQPPPPPPPPPPLPPSADASPPLPRQGQTSPPRPLHRPSPAPVSPPTPAPASSEAKSEQEAAESATESGSMTLAVVLAQTEDSTPRKASSAEASPAGSPQKESAVTIAKLLSGEDPAATEAKATPDKDKVTPPSDTGSLAAAAAVTAVGGVGGGVGSKRWLLGGVPEKVRRAELRRAELGFRVSAAVFCLVALSVMAADTTTGWSGDSFRRYNEYRYVLAASVLAFTYSGFQLVAEVHYLVTGRRMIRAPFRSYFNLAMDQMLAYLLLSASSAALSRNGVWMSRFGGDQFTKLINASASMAFLAFIALGLNSVISAYCVFSLVS; from the exons ATGACAGTTCAACCGAAAGACACTGACGGATCCACTCCGCAGTCTCCCACTCGCCGTCACTCCGCAGTATCAACTGGCCTCGGTCGCACAAATCCCCCACCCCGCAGTCCCCGACGGCCGACGGCACAGCCACCAGCAGCCCCAGCCATCGAGCAAACGAGCTGCTCCATGGCCTCACCAACCCGAACACAGCCGCCTCCGCCGGCGGTAGAACCCATcgccccttcttctccttcttcagaACATCCGCCTGTCAAACCCTCGTCTGACGGATCCCTCTCGCCGGAGAACCCAGCGccagctccacctcctcctcctgctaCTCCGCCTCCTCATACTCCCGGCGATAGCTCTCCTTCCTCAACTCCGCATCCCTCGGCGCCAcagcctcctccgccgcctccgcctccgcctccgcttcCGCCCAGCGCTGATGCTTCTCCACCCCTCCCGCGACAGGGCCAGACGTCACCGCCGCGCCCACTACACCGTCCCTCACCCGCTCCAGTATCACCGCCTACTCCAGCGCCGGCGTCCTCGGAAGCCAAGTCGGAGCAGGAGGCGGCGGAATCGGCTACCGAATCGGGGAGCATGACGCTAGCCGTCGTTCTAGCCCAAACTGAAGATTCGACGCCGCGGAAGGCCTCCTCGGCCGAGGCGTCCCCAGCCGGATCGCCGCAGAAGGAATCGGCCGTCACCATCGCGAAGCTCCTCTCCGGCGAAGACCCCGCGGCGACGGAGGCGAAGGCCACGCCGGACAAGGACAAGGTTACACCTCCGAGCGACACTGGGTCactcgccgcggccgccgccgttaCTGCCGTTGGGGGAGTTGGAGGCGGCGTGGGGTCCAAGAGGTGGCTCCTTGGCGGCGTCCCAGAGAAGGTGCGGCGCGCGGAGCTGAGGAGGGCCgagctagggtttagggtttcagCCGCCGTGTTCTGCCTGGTCGCGCTCTCCGTCATGGCCGCCGATACCACGACGGGCTGGTCCGGCGATTCCTTCCGCCGCTACAACGAGTACAG GTATGTACTCGCTGCGAGCGTCCTGGCTTTTACCTACTCTGGATTCCAGTTGGTAGCCGAGGTGCATTACCTTGTTACAGGGAGGCGCATGATTCGAGCCCCATTCCGCAGCTACTTCAATCTTGCCATGGATCAG ATGTTAGCTTACCTCCTATTGTCAGCATCTTCAGCAGCACTTTCTCGTAATGGTGTTTGGATGTCTCGGTTTGGAGGGGATCAATTTACCAAACTGATCAATGCCTCAGCTTCCATGGCATTCCTAGCTTTCATTGCTCTTGGTCTTAACTCAGTCATCTCTGCTTACTGTGTCTTCAGCTTGGTTTCATAG